A genomic stretch from Helianthus annuus cultivar XRQ/B chromosome 1, HanXRQr2.0-SUNRISE, whole genome shotgun sequence includes:
- the LOC110897836 gene encoding uncharacterized protein LOC110897836 isoform X2: MAPKRKNSKEVAESNNKKPSWGSKKLSDIEKNWRPQLYREKLEDVKSEENGKLNWMITELDDFRHFGLVEGFERLGWLAALTFNNKDNPEVYQEEIIEWMSTLRKVEGDNHPWDTKLIGTVNKTTEVTMSMKSLSKIAPFDTLPQAQYETHPDNYICLGQKQAKGAEWAEMLETLFEVPYEQFSESMPLKASDLKPLPRKFLLGTLSQEGVTKLK, translated from the coding sequence ATGGCACCCAAAAGGAAAAATTCAAAGGAAGTTGCTGAATCAAACAACAAGAAGCCATCTTGGGGAAGCAAAAAGTTATCGGACATAGAAAAGAATTGGCGACCACAATTATATAGGGAGAAACTGGAAGATGTTAAGTCTGAAGAGAACGGAAAACTGAATTGGATGATTACTGAATTGGATGATTTCCGTCATTTTGGGTTGGTTGAAGGATTTGAACGTTTGGGATGGTTGGCTGCACTAACTTTCAACAACAAGGATAATCCGGAAGTATATCAAGAAGAGATTATCGAGTGGATGTCTACTTTAAGGAAAGTGGAGGGTGATAATCATCCTTGGGACACAAAGTTAATTGGTACGGTGAATAAAACAACTGAAGTAACAATGTCTATGAAGTCTCTATCGAAGATTGCTCCCTTTGACACTTTACCTCAAGCACAATATGAAACTCATCCGGATAACTACATATGTCTTGGTCAAAAACAAGCAAAAGGGGCAGAATGGGCTGAAATGTTGGAAACATTGTTTGAAGTTCCATATGAGCAATTTTCTGAATCAATGCCTTTGAAGGCGAGTGATTTGAAACCATTGCCTCGAAAATTTTTACTTGGAACATTATCCCAAGAAGGAGTGACAAAGCTAAAGTAA
- the LOC110897836 gene encoding uncharacterized protein LOC110897836 isoform X1, whose amino-acid sequence MLNVWEAHEKSKRAIIPHCRLLSCLLKNANVISKRSTPRIVPFIDFCRSQLGKGEFAFKETVTHFVLHDMSNRRVHEIAKDVVMGENDGGGPNGEEREYDHLGRNEPINPYPGRHPAYRSWNSFQRAMWDRSTMEYEEARQWRSEQRELLQLCVYQQERNYQKLFDYAEQVRHHEDYRAGLDYFENVSRVDYSTLPPWDKDDENLTLPYYPRMPFPSWRSIFAPAQVYDQGESSSNVDPYATRPLARGVMDSFFGPHRGPN is encoded by the exons ATGTTAAATGTTTGGGAAGCACATGAAAAATCGAAAAGAGCTATCATCCCACATTGTCGGTTGTT ATCGTGTTTATTGAAGAATGCAAATGTTATCTCTAAAAGAAGTACACCAAGGATCGTGCCTTTCATAGATTTTTGCAGATCTCAATTGGGAAAAGGAGAATTTGCTTTTAAGGAAACTGTGACCCATTTTGTTCTACATGATATGAGTAATAGGCGGGTCCATGAGATAGCTAAAGACGTAGTTATGGGGGAGAATGATGGGGGTGGTCCTAACGGTGAAGAAAGAGAGTATGATCATTTAGGGAGAAATGAGCCCATAAATCCATATCCAGGTCGGCATCCCGCATATAGAAGCTGGAATTCATTTCAAAGAGCAATGTGGGATCGAAGTACAATGGAGTATGAAGAAGCGAGACAATGGAGGAGCGAGCAACGGGAATTGTTGCAATTGTGTGTGTACCAACAAGAAAGGAACTATCAAAAGCTCTTTGATTATGCTGAACAGGTTCGTCATCATGAGGACTATCGTGCAGGTTTGGATTACTTCGAGAATGTTTCAAGGGTGGACTATAGCACTCTACCGCCTTGGGATAAGGATGATGAAAACTTGACACTTCCGTATTACCCACGGATGCCATTTCCTAGTTGGAGATCAATATTTGCACCAGCTCAAGTTTATGATCAAGGAGAGAGTTCAAGCAATGTGGATCCGTATGCGACTCGGCCTCTTGCGCGTGGTGTTATGGATTCTTTCTTTGGCCCCCATCGCGGGCCAAACTGA